The Dromaius novaehollandiae isolate bDroNov1 chromosome 9, bDroNov1.hap1, whole genome shotgun sequence nucleotide sequence AAAACAGCATAGCACTATCACCTTTACTGACTTCAGCTTGCAGGGTTTAAAAAAAggacacccccccacccccccccccaaatctacAGCTGGAAAAAGGTTCTTAAATTTGTGGATGAGGTTTACACTGAAGAACCATTGATGGATCAATACACTGAAGTTTCAATGGGACTACAGTGCTGGGTTAAGAATGTTTATCTGACTTTAGGTCACGTACCTCAAAAACTGTCAGAAAACTAcatacagcagcagcagtttcttCTGTTTCCCTTCATTTGGCTCCAGATTGACTTGTTAAATGTCTGTTGTTAAATAAAATAGGTTTTCCAATTCTACAGTAGAAATAGTGCACAAGAGGTGTAATTAGCTCCTGTCATTGCTGGTGAACAGTAACAATGTTGAACAAAGCTGGGAGCAGAAGTAAGAGCAAGGTAGATTTTTCTCATTTAGTGCTGGAAATGAGGAAtgtgtttctaatttttttttttttttgtcttggaaaCAGACAATGGATGCTTCAAAGAGCATAGAAGACTTGCACATAGAAATTAAGTCTGTTGCAGAGAAAACCATGAAGGACATTCAGAATAAACCTCTAGGAGAACTCTGGAAATGAAACTTGATACAGGCTATTATCTTCTATACCTAAGGGAAAACTCACCTTCTGCATCTTCCATGGTAGGATGACTTCCCTGCATCACCTCCCAGTAACTACAGTGCAGATCACTTATATTCTCGTGTGTCCCATATGATGCTAGAGTCCTTGTGGTTTTATCTGattctcctctcccttctgcaTTGTCCCTTCTGTATTTGTAAATGCGCATGTTATCTTTCCTCATGAAAACCTCCCTACCTCAGGTAGGGTCTCTTCTGTTCTCAGCAGTGCTCAGTGCTGTAGTGCAGATAAGGGTACTGAGTCCAAAGCTCTTCCTGGGACATGCATAGCAGCAACAGGTGGGGAACAACTTTCTTGTACATGACATTTCAGAAAACTACAATGTTTTTGATTATTCTGCCTCTTTAATGTAATGTATACCCTGTGCTGAAACCAGTTTATAGAGAACTtgctaataaattattttttttaaatgttttgtacaGTAGCAAAAGTGCATTTTTGAATATGATCCTTATTCTAGAAGGATATATGGGAGGTGAAGGTGCAGTGGTTCAGGCACTAAATTCAGGGAGAGTTATGTTTGCTAAAACTGTGGAATGAGCAGAACAGAGATGAATTCATCTCCAAGTCTGTTCCCCAGATCTTCAGTGAGAAAGATAAAGAGATTGAGTTGCTGTTAGCAAGAACAAAATACTAAATAGGAGtctgaaataaatacattagCTCATGACAAGACCAATTCAAAGGGTGAGTTCTACCCAACTTACTTTAGACTGGTGAAGTTACTCATGTGGCCAAGATCAGAGAAATAGTCAGCAGTGACACCTACATAGACTAAAAGTGCAATTTAAACAGCCCAAAAGAGGCTGCCAAACAAGAGCACCTACGCAGTCTGACCTTGCCTAACTTTCTCAGGCTGTACCATTCTGATTACTACACAAAGGTGATGCTTCTAGGATAGTCTGGGTTGTTACAATAAAGCTCtgatttataaaattaaaatggtGATAAGAGTTTGGCACTTGATTATATTAATAATTCTTTTAAGTCTTCatcaataaaaatgcaataatttggaaaaaaataaatagaaccAATTGCAAGGCATATTGATATGGAGATGACCAACAGAGTTAATTACCTGCAGGATACTTAGCTCTCACTTTCTAGCAATATGGACTGGACTGCTCTCTAAGCTGGCCCCGACAGAAACTAAAGCCTGCTCTAACTTAGAGAGGCTGACTGAATTCTTCCACCATTGGGAGAGGAAGGTAAACGCCTAAAACAAAATTGTTAATGCAAATATCAGCTGAAATAGTGTAAGCGCCTGCCTTCACTCTGCATCTGTGCAGTAGCAGGAACACTTTTGAAGGAGAGGAACACCTTTAACACACTGAATATGGCCCTTGGTTTCAATTCCAGCAGTTCTATAAGATTCAGAGAAGTTATTTAATTCATCTTAGCTTTAGGTTCCTGACTATAAAAAGAGAGTAATACCTGTTAAAGGTATAAGAAAGTGCAAGTAAGCTAAGTTTAGCTCTATTATCAGGGTCATGTTAACACTCAGGTAAGTGCTATCTACTGAGCTGTCCTTATACTAAGGACCTCACAATGAACATATGAACATGAAATAACTATGTCCTTTCTTGGCTGAATGCTGACTGGCAGCAGCTTGTACAAATCAAGAGGGAGAGATGTGTCAAGGATGACTAGGCCTCAACAAAAAGTACCTGCTAATGGCAACAGAGGAGTTACAGCCTTCTGGTTGAAGTGCTCTATACTGGTGTCACATGGCAAAATGGGACAGGCAGGTGCTGAGCTGACTAcagatttatttttgtaaagttgctgctgcagagcttgtGTTTAAAAGGCTACCTAGAAATTACAGAAACAGACTCCATGAAAAGCTGTCAGTTAAATAGCTAAACAGAGGCCATACAATCTTGAGGGAAGTTTCACCAACTGAAACCCAATCTGAACTTCTCTGCCTCTGCTTGGCTTTCCCCCTGCTACCCTCATATACATGCATAGCAGAGACTCACCAAAAAAGCATGTCCTGCCTTGGAGAAACCGAAGTGCTGCTCAGAAGCAGGGAGATGCTGAGCTGCTCAATAGGCGCTGTCCTTCACTATTATTGTATTGCTCCCTGTTCATTCAGGTAACTTTTAAGTATTCAACTAGCAGAACTGCACTAGAGAAGCAGTGTTTCCTCTCTGCCAACCCAAGATTTTTTGACATCATGAGGAAGCACCGCTAAGTAAATCCTCTGAGCAAACCTCTGAGCACCGCTAAGCAAACACTCTATCCAGAGCAGGCATCCCATATATTCTTCTGCACCCCCTGTGGCAATCTTGCTGAAAACAGGCTTTGGATGCACAGAACATGTTGCCATGCCAAGGACAAGCCTGAGGGTGTTCACCTTCTTGGGTGAGGAACATCAACTTTGTTACCACCAACTGCAATCGCCAGCAACCAGCCTGGATTCTGTCAGATGCACCAAAGAGAAGATAAAGTTATTGTACGCAATTCAACTTTTGCTCCCATCTGCCTTCATTGCCCTAAAAGGATAAAAATAGCTGAGCTGCAATTGTTTTAAGAGTATTCCAAACTGCACTGCAGGGTTACCAGATACTGTCCCCCTCCCACCTTTGATTAATGTGCAAGAACATTGGGAAAGACAAAAGATTTTAGATCCATTTATTCAGATACAAATTGAAAGCGGATGAATGGAGCACAGCCCCacctcctctgctgcctcctcccctAACTACAAGAGAGGAGAGAAGCAGTCCAAGCAGCAAGTAATAATTTAGTGACAGAAGCATTGCGGTTTCAAGTTCAAACCTTTGCTTTTTGATGGCATAGGGACAATTAAGAGCATCAGTAGGTCAGTCACGGAGAAATGGGTCATTTCTAGCCAGTTGTCACTACCTTTGGTCACAAAAGCATCAACTGGCAGGTTCTGATCCTAGATGTACAAAACAAAGCTTTGTAAACAGAATGCAGCCTGCAGCATGCACTAAGGAAACTACTTCAGCAACTCTGTTCAGTTTGCATTAAGATAACTCTCCTCCACAGTTAATCTTTATCTGAATTCTGTTTATGCAGATAAGGACCACAGGCAGACCTGTTATCTTAAAGTAGCTAAAATTTCCAGTATAAGTGTGTTGGACCTTTTCATGGCATTCTGTCTTTGCTGACCTCTTTGGGATGATTACTTGAAATGAATTTCTCCAGACTAGTTCCTAGAGTACATTTGTGCACACGCTGTGAGGAGGATGAATCTCCAGAAGAGCAAACGAAAAGGTACTAACGCAGCTATGGGGCCTAATGAACCTTCAGGCCCTTTTCTCATTTGGAAAGGGAGTATCTAACAGGAAGAGCTGGAGAAACTGCTGAACATACCACAGAGGATACTTCGAGAATTTTATAGCCCACACTTTTGGTACCAGCCGGATTAATTCACTAGACTCCCATGCCAGCACACTGGGGCACAGGCACAAGCAGTCCCATGACTGGTAGATTCTTAGCTGTCCTGTTCTGCCCTCTCCCTTCTgtggactatttttttttccatggctaTAGAATCCAGTTCTCTgctcaaagcagcttccatgaaGACAATTTCTGTAGAGATTAATCTGTCACAGAATCATAATATTTTATTAACTCACTGAGCGAGaacacacattttctgttttcttccccttcttcttGCTGCTATTTAAACTGAGGTTATGATGTTCCTCCCCAGTTGGATGAATATGCTCCAAACTTTCCCAGACAGCCTTTTGCTTATTGAATTGCCAGCCATCTATCTCATAAGTTACCCCAACTGCCTTTTGATAGGATGTGAGCAGGAAAGGAGTACAGCACCTGCAAGGAAGTGCTATTATGCAAAGCATAATGAGGAATTTTACTGTAGGAAACATGGCCATCCACACTCTGAGGGCTTCATAGATGTCTGCCTGTGATGTGCGTCTACTGTTAATATACATCGTTAGGTGCAGTCCAAGTTGGCCACTGAGAAGCCACTAAAGGAATTAAATGTACATTTCACCTGCTAAATGAGGGGTGGCTATTTAAGCTTCACAGGGGAGTCCCCATGTAAGGATTTAGCTCTCTAAGGGTTTCTGCTGCTCCCCCAGAAGGCCAGCTGACCTGCTTTTGTAACAAATAGGCTTTGAACTCCTAGGCACCACTGCATCCACTTCCAGCAAGTGCTGAGAAATCCTGACTCCAGCCAGTAGGGCTCTAACACCCACTTGGTTCTTCATCCCAACGCAGACAATGCACACTCCATTGAGAGGCTGCACAGAATGCCAGGATGGACAAGAGGCAGGGATGGCAGCAAGCGCCTATGAAAACTGGTAGCCTGAGGCTCTCGAAGGagcttccctccccccctcttcCCCGCACATAACACAAATTTGCAGAGTCAgtttcctgtttgctttcaaaGGGATAAGATTTCGAAGTCTTCATCTTCTGAGTCAAAGAACCTTTCCAATCTGTCGGCATCGGAGGAGtctgcaagagaaaaagagagcaccACCTCCATGGAACATACTGGCTGCTTTGCATCGTAATAATACCAGCAGCTGGATGACAGCAGGACTGGAGTCACAGGCCTGCATGTGCAAGAGGCACCATGACACACCTGAGCGAAAGCTCTGAGGGGGGATGAGAACTGGCACGTGTCAGTAGCTAGGACAATGCAGTGGAGAGAATTACGTGGTGCACAATAGATACACCAGGTTTCACAGATCCTGGCACAACCCTAGTGCAGTGCAACTTTCTGTTGTGACTGTTCTTTGTACAGTTCTtcctgtgcagcagctctgtaTCAGAAGAATACAGTTCTGCCTGAAGAGGCTTAGATGGGAGAACTTGCTCAGGTGTGGATTAATATCCACTAAGACTCACAGCCCAATTAAGTCATATGggaacatttatttttccatgtacTAGAATGTGTGGCTCATTTTCTGCTATAGTTGCTTTTGATCCAAAGAGAGCAAAAGTAATTGCACAACTTGCCAGAGGCTGTCACTCAGCTGAAACCAACTGTTCTATCATAGAAGACATTTGCCAGTTACCCCAAGAACTGATTATAGTATACTCATATGAGCATTGTTTTGCCTCATTGCACCCTGttcccttttctgcttttctttgtcacTCACGTCCCCTCCCAAAAGCAATTGATACATTCCATTTTGCAAGGGAGGGGATCATATTTGCTCCCTCACTTCCATTCTTCCAACTCCATGGTGAAGAGGAGCACACACCTACAGGGGAAGCAGCTTTACCATAGGGGAAATTCAGGTGAGAGGGTAGGGGCAAGGCTGGGAAGTAAAGAAATCTCTATTAGCTCAGGCTTCAAGAAAGCATGCATTAGATTTGGTAAGAAACAGCCAGCCAAAAACTAAACTGCAATAGTTGATTGTTGGGAACAGAGGAACACAAGGCTACAAACCCCTCCATGCATTTTGTAACAAACTGTTTAATCCTGTGATGGTGTGCACGAATGCACAATCAAACAGGagtgctcatgggtgctggcagTGCAACTTCCAGAGATGCTTCTCAGAGGAGTTGCCCCCTTCACCTAAGTAAAATAGAGGAGTTCCCAACCAATCGGGGAAAATGAGAACAAGGGACTGGACATTCACGAGAGTGGGAACATCATTAATCCCTCTAGCGAGAGCTAGGATGGTAAGAGAAACAGAATGGCCATAATAGATGGGAGAGAGCCTACAACCTAAAGCAGGGGGAGGGAAGTAAAAGACAAGTAGCCCATTacgaaaacatttttaaaagggaaaaaaggcagcaaTTAGGAATAATTTAATAAAGACAAGGATCAATAGACAGTTTAAGGGAATTGAATACTCCTGGAGGAAGGGGCAGAGTGAGATAAGAAAGGCTTTGAAAGATCATGCTAAGAGAGACAAGGAGATAAAGAGAAATAGCAAGGAAGGACTGAGTGCAAGACACAAGTGACAGGACACAAACAATGCCTGGTGATAGGGGAAGTTTATCCACACATACTCACTCCACTCAGCAGAAGCTGTAAATGGCTCTTTATCTCCTGCAATGTTCATGCCCATTATTAACACAATAAACTGAGCCTAACAGCAGAGATACTGCCCAGCACTTGTTCTTTTTTACATCATCAGGGCTAAGCACTGGTAGTGGCACATGCAAGAGGAAGGAATCCCTCACACTGGAACTAAATTTGACCAGCACTGTCTTTAACTGTTTCCAGTACCCAGAAGCTCAATGGTTCTCAGCCTTTTCAATGGACCCTTACAATTTTTCCAATTATTCCTTTAGAAATCATAGGTTCATATTACTGTAACGGCTTGTGAATTTGCTTTTTCCAGTCAGCATTCACAGGCTTAACCTGAAAATAATCCTGAGATACTGAGATACGTTCAAAGCCGAAAGAACTAGATCAATTGACCTAAGAACTCCAGATCAAACTCTAGGCCAAACAGGAACAAACCAGAAGTCACTGTGCAATTCcacacattttcagaaaactCACCCTTAGCTCTGCCTCCCTGCGTTGCCTTACCTGGTGTGAGATTCAGAACATCAGGGTTGGAGAAATGTGATGGCTGGCGTTCTACCAGCTCAAACATTGGCAATGCTCCTCTTACCAGGCACAGCTGTGGAGGAAGAGCAGAACTGTGAGAACAAACACCTCTGTACTCAAGGTGTTCTGAGTCTAAGAGGAGATACCAATCTGTTGGACTTCAGTGCAGCTGAAAAAACGTTTCTGAAATCTTTGATTCATATCAGCAGCAGAATTTcagagctattttttttctggtgctttAAGATACTATTTCTGTACTCTTTAAAATGGGATCATGCTACAGAGAACATGCCGTCTGTGTGGAATTCTGGAAATAAGACAATAACCTGTGTTCCTTTCCCAGAGATATGCTTGAACACAAACCTTTTTGATTTGCTGGCACCAATCATTAAAGTCCTCCTCTGTGTTGCAGAAAAAGccctgaaaaaaagaattttatatcTTTGTATGATTATAGACTGATCATTTCAGTCAGAAGGCCTTATATTAATGCCAAGCAACATGACCAGGACTGCAAGCAGTTACACCACTTCTAATTACCTTCCTTTAAACCATAGATTACACTGCCCTGCTAACCTGAAGACTCCCCATAGACTCATGTAACCAGACTACCCAAGTGCTGGAAGCATCAATGTAATAGTCTGCTCTTCAGCAGAAGGAATCTTGGATAGAAACAGTCCATTGGAAACAAAGGGCAATCATctcagattcaacagaaagcagaaagcacaTCGAATCCAGCAGCGCAACTGGATTCAGATCAGTCCTTCAAAAGGAAGGAAAGCCCAGACTAAAGAGACTTGAGAGGAGGAGACCCATGGAGAATGTCACTTAATTGCAACGCAAAGGGAATTTCGCTGTACCAAACTGCTTCCTACAAGAGGAGCTTTTTTACCAAAGTTACTGTTACAGAAACCCATTGGCCGCACTTGCCCAGAACACAATACACCTGTGGAGTACCCAACCTGTCACCCCTTCCTTTGCCCTGGCGAAAGGGACGGCTGTGATACTGAGGGACCACCACACTGCTACTTCAGGTGATCAAGAGCCAGCATGGAAACATGCAGCAGGAACGCACCACCGCAATGGAAGGATCAAGCTCGGCAATGCTCATTCTGCAAGGAGGGTGCTGGCAGTGGAAGCTTTCGTCAGGGAGACAGCCGCTCTCGTTGGGCTCCACTGCAGGCTGTGTAGTATGGGGATCCAGATAAATGAGCTCCTCACCTGGACAGACAGGCAAGGAGACATGAACAGGAAGAATCGTGGCAGAAGTTGCTTTTCTGAGAAGTAAATGGTGAGAtacaaggaggaggaagagtgatGACAGAGACAGCTCTAGAGTCCCTACACAGGAATCCATGTTCTAGAGACAACTTGCTTTCAGCTACTTCCCCAAAAGCTTCTCGTCTAGGCAAAGAGCCAGCTGTCAGCAGAAACACAGTGCCCACTCTGCAGGGACACTCTGGGCTCATGGTACATGCACTGTTTGAATACTGTTCCTGCACAAGTCTTGCAGGGTCCTGTGAATACTAGAGTCAGCTCCAGAAATCTGAAGCACAACCAGCTTGGGGTCTCAGACAGAgagtggaagggcagaaaggaggaGAGTGGAAGGGCAACAGTTCATAGGTTTTCAGAAAGGTAACAACTAAGGACAGCTCCAACATCCTGTGAAGGGAGGTCAGCCCTGAATCTAGAAAGAGGTCACTATACAGATATCTTTGTGGACAGGATTTAGTGTTACACAGTGGAAGTTTTAAGGCTTTTACTATGGCACTTGTCCCATGCTACACCACCCAGATCCTTCAAAAGAGGTTCAGCCCACAGCAGCCTTCCACTCCTCCTGCAGGAAAGAGGAGCCCCCCAGCACGCCCCACGATCTAAGCAGGAGAGCTGTAGTGGCCCACAAGCATTTCCAGCTGAGGGCATGGGGGGCGATGCTTGGAAACTCTTTGCAGTACTCTGAGAAGATGGCTGAGCACTCACCTACGTAGCCAATGAAGTAGTGAGCACTGTTTGGCTTCCCTCCGATCACTCCCAGGGACTGGGGCATCATGAAGCAGTGCTgcaaaagcaatacagaaaacacacagctgACAGACAATGAGACAGCAAGTGGCAACAAAAGCAAACATCCAAAAATACAGTGGGAAGGAAAGACTGGGACACTGAAAATCAGCAACTCTAGCAGCAAAACCAGCCATTTCTGGAGAGAAGCTCTGCCAGAAAGGGGGAAGGCTGCAACACAGGGCCTTCAAGGGACAGGGAAGCAGCTCAGAAACACCTTTAAAATGGTGACAGGAACACACAAGTAGACCAGATGAAGAAGGTAGCACTATTCCAGCACTCAGTGTGCGCAAGGTCCTGACTGCTGCAGTCAGTGGCAACATCCCCTCTATTTCAGCAGGACTAGGACTTCCCACCAAGTTGCACGTCCTCTCCCAAGGGAATGGCCATTTAGGAAATAGCCTGTATCTAGCTTCTGTATCTTGCTGCATTATCCACTATTTACTGAATAAAGGGCAATTTTCGTAGCCTGCATTTGGAGCTGTCTTACCCATACAGTTGAGAGATAGGATGCATGTTGTCTTGCTATCAGTCTTAGGCATGGACTTTATACATCTCAAACTTGGCAACCTTCTGTTATTCCCCACTGCAATCATCAGCCAACTTATACCCACAGTCTGCAGTACATGCTCCAATGCTGGAGCCACAAGCAAGTTTGCAGTGCGACATTCATTAAGGTTCAGGTTGCTACCAAGCACAGGGCAGCAGTTGTGCTCAACAAATGGTTCAGCAGGTTGATACTATCTATACGCTGACAGGGACTGAGACTAAGCCATGAGATAAGATCctcaaaaaaatcccatttttatgACTAAACCCTGCAGGAACCCACATCTGGACCTCCAGCAAGAATTGTGtctaaacacatttttcttttgaaaaaacaggACAATTACTTCTGAGCATTTTTGTCCCAAAACCAGATTCCAGAAATGACTTAATTCACAGCAGGGTCTTTAAGCGTCAAAACACCAGGAATTAAGCTCCAGATCCCCTACCTTTAGTGTTTCAATATAGGCCTCATTGATTTCTGTGAGCCCAAGACGGAGAGGTATCAGCAGCACCAATGGCTTCCATAGTGAGAGCCTATCTCTAACCCCTGCTTCCTCTGGGTACCCGTTATAGAGCAGGTCTGACTCCACAGCAGGGAatgctgcagctccagcacaTGAGAAGTTGGACTGGCACAACCGCCCTACAGAAAGGGAACATGAGCAGAAAGCATCAGGAACAACCTCAGCTTCTGGACCTTGAATAATTCTATTCCACCTCTGACCAACAATTGGTATTTATCAAAAGCCTACagcgcattaaaaaaaaaagtttgaagagGTCCAGTGCTCTGATCCCTAAAGGGCTTCTGACAGAGCTCAGAATTTCATCTCAGCTTACATCAAGATTATGCCAAAGCATGCTGTACTCCCAGCCAACATTTGGTGGGTGATTAATATGCAAATGCTTCCAGCAGGTGAACAGCTAAGCAACCATGATCGTCAACAAGGTTAAAACAATTTGATCGGGAGGACAGGCAAAAGTCCTGAAATCAGAGAGCAAgtagacagaaagaagaaaagagggggaaCCCCTCCCCCGCCAAAAAATACCCCTAGAATTGAAGTGGATGAGGATACCAGTGTTAAAATATTAGGGCTTAACACAGAAAAGTTTCACTTGTAATTTGCTCTGTAACAAGATATGAACATGGTATATGTTTACAGTAGTTTGTAAGACTTAGAGACTTTTTCTggttaaaaatattgcaaaagtcaAGCAAGTCAAACCAAAACAATCCCAGAGTGCAATCAAAGATAGAGATTCAGACATTTGAAAGATGTCATTTTCCTAAAGGGTCATTAAAACCTTTAGAGATTTAATCAGGGATCATTCAGAAGCTACTTAAGAGACCTAAAGCAGATTAATCACTAATTTCTGCAATTTTAGCATAAGCTTTGCCTGTAAGATATAAGGCAATTCAACTCCTCAGGGCATACCCATGACATAAACACTATGCATCCCCATTCTAAAGGCTTGACAAACACACCAGCAGTAAACGATACAACCAGATTAGGTAAATTCTGGTATAGAAACACCTCTAAGCCTACCTGTCTCACTGGCCAGTTCCACTATTTGCTaggtatgtgtgcatgtgtgtgtagatgtgataaaaaaacaaaacaaaacaaaagaacccACAGCATTTTGACTGTGAAGACAAAGCCAAGTAGATAGTGTGCCAGAGACTCATCTGATTTATTCCTTGCCCGAGCTGAATGCCATGACACTCTAGCAGATAGAAAAATGTAAGCAAGCACCTTCATTACCAGCAATTTCAACAAGGTGTTTGCTGACTACTAAAGGTCTGAATCCCAGCTCATTAAGCTATACCCCgggttaagaaaaagaaaaaaaggaaagaaaaaaaaccacttcagGTTTTTAGGAGGTCACTTCAGGAGGTACACTTTAGCTGGTTGTACAGCATTGCTTTTTAACAGTGTTTTTTCTCTGCAAAGTATCTGTTACTTTCATGTCCGCTAAGCcatctttaaaaatgttcttgctGTAACCAGTCCTCTAGCAATGAACTTTAGGACTTCTCAGCTTCTTGTCTTTAGAAAGTTACAGTGTTATTCTCACAGCTGTTTGTGGTGCAACAGATGCCCAAATCAGTATGAGAGACAACCTGCATTGAACAATTTATAACTGCTCCGTATACTTTATGAGGGAGAACATGCATGTCTATCTATATGGatctatatatagatatctatatacgcatctctgtctctctctatattatacacacacatgccATAGTTGCCAGAGGTCCTGAGAAAACTGGAACAGTCATGATTTGTAGTGAATTATCTCATTAAAACAGTAAGGATCCTGGTTTCTTTGTTGTAGCTGCCTGCCTGTTCTGATGATCAGTTGGGCCCAATACAGCTGTCAATCTGGGGCTATCACCTGGGGGTGGGTGCAATGACAGCCGTAGGTTTCCTCATCAGGCAAACTATCTGGCAGTCCTGCATTGTGCTATGAACATATTCAACCCTAGCTTAAGCAGCAGGGAGCTCAGCACAGATTAAATTCATCCTGCTTCTTCGGTAGGTTTGGCAGCACTATCATCCCACAGCACAGTAGAACCTACCTAAAGCTTCCTGGATTCAAACGGTTTACCGCAAACACGTTCCGAAGAGCTGAGACTGCATCTTCCCTGCTACTGCTTCTGTCAGCTACTGGGTTTACTCTCTTGGTTTCTCCCCACTTTTCTGATGCACTGGAGCCCCCAAACCTGCACTAAAAATCACCTTTCTGATACAGTGGACTGACTCCAAAGAGATAAATACAGGGATGTTTTTTCACTGCAGTAGCAAAAAGCATTTCCTG carries:
- the ATG4B gene encoding cysteine protease ATG4B isoform X3; protein product: MLRCGQMIFAQALVCRHLGRDWRWIKGKRQMDNYFSVLNAFIDKKDSYYSIHQIAQMGVGEGKSIGQWYGPNTVAQVLKKLATFDTWSSLAVHIAMDNTVVMEEIRRLCQSNFSCAGAAAFPAVESDLLYNGYPEEAGVRDRLSLWKPLVLLIPLRLGLTEINEAYIETLKHCFMMPQSLGVIGGKPNSAHYFIGYVGEELIYLDPHTTQPAVEPNESGCLPDESFHCQHPPCRMSIAELDPSIAVGFFCNTEEDFNDWCQQIKKLCLVRGALPMFELVERQPSHFSNPDVLNLTPDSSDADRLERFFDSEDEDFEILSL
- the ATG4B gene encoding cysteine protease ATG4B isoform X2, whose protein sequence is MDAATLTYDTLRFEYEDFPETKEPVWILGRKYSVFTEKEEILLDVTSRLWFTYRKNFPAIGGTGPTSDTGWGCMLRCGQMIFAQALVCRHLGRDWRWIKGKRQMDNYFSVLNAFIDKKDSYYSIHQIAQMGVGEGKSIGQWYGPNTVAQVLKKLATFDTWSSLAVHIAMDNTVVMEEIRRLCQSNFSCAGAAAFPAVESDLLYNGYPEEAGVRDRLSLWKPLVLLIPLRLGLTEINEAYIETLKHCFMMPQSLGVIGGKPNSAHYFIGYVGEELIYLDPHTTQPAVEPNESGCLPDESFHCQHPPCRMSIAELDPSIAVGFFCNTEEDFNDWCQQIKKLCLVRGALPMFELVERQPSHFSNPDVLNLTPDSSDADRLERFFDSEDEDFEILSL
- the ATG4B gene encoding cysteine protease ATG4B isoform X1, coding for MAAPSAQRKPRGAATLTYDTLRFEYEDFPETKEPVWILGRKYSVFTEKEEILLDVTSRLWFTYRKNFPAIGGTGPTSDTGWGCMLRCGQMIFAQALVCRHLGRDWRWIKGKRQMDNYFSVLNAFIDKKDSYYSIHQIAQMGVGEGKSIGQWYGPNTVAQVLKKLATFDTWSSLAVHIAMDNTVVMEEIRRLCQSNFSCAGAAAFPAVESDLLYNGYPEEAGVRDRLSLWKPLVLLIPLRLGLTEINEAYIETLKHCFMMPQSLGVIGGKPNSAHYFIGYVGEELIYLDPHTTQPAVEPNESGCLPDESFHCQHPPCRMSIAELDPSIAVGFFCNTEEDFNDWCQQIKKLCLVRGALPMFELVERQPSHFSNPDVLNLTPDSSDADRLERFFDSEDEDFEILSL